A single Mercenaria mercenaria strain notata chromosome 9, MADL_Memer_1, whole genome shotgun sequence DNA region contains:
- the LOC123546697 gene encoding alpha-mannosidase 2-like, producing MRIRRKNCLSKIAFVIASTVLISVLLWGSGNRTEITQEVGSGPLNFVFPNRIVDSLFNRSNILSFDAQKCLSSINNIKITANYTLNSVLDKIKIIFQNGHIDAVDQTVDHLQNLNILQPVTKPGTEPLEVIVIPHSHNDPGWKKTYKKYFDDETTHILTNMVDKLYQYPDMTFIWVESCFLDRWWTNQTSETKEKFKKLVQSGRLEITSGMWVAPDEASPHYFALLDQMIEGHYWIKKNLGTVPESSLNFDQFGYSATMPYLAKKAGLKNVLIKRIHRGLKERFGRQQNLNFHWRQFWDSEGKDDIFSHIDTYEWMSISDSCGPDRSVCRGLDFLYMPDLPVPGSLAAKKPFRSDHASNMMAQNFYDFTKKLVEQFRLKAANYKYNVMMLPHGGDFRYKTTLEWDKQYKNLKVFMQYVNENKNLFNVHMRFGTLKDFFDEVDKQNQKYDLSFPVVSGDFYTYTESTEYWTGYFTTRQFDKRLGREVLEGLRAAELFTTIAVRDPNFKNVEMEKKILSMLESARKDLGVFQHHDAITGTSQAHVVVDYEQLLSSAFTTVQKVLSLVTEYLLASGDRSVDGKLLPALQRTEYNTLTKRVPIPVIAAGTKIVLVNSLTQSRREIVSLNVKVSNLIVLDPKGNEVKFDSVPLSDEITEITFEVTFPPISVLVYTLKQFENKNSKLPPEDLKQSKKVGISVDDYFCENDIMNVTFYKETGSPKLICYKSKNFCTEMKLDWRYYRGQGGAYTMMSLGMEAKAFTGSPSVKFVKGGNFCSVESQMQYFSFKVSLPLINSITGKALRVDIFSDLSRASGFVGDLAMRVETNIRSGDVFYVDSNGFQLMGRKFRDTLPFDGNVYPMSAMSMLEDDSMRLIVHSAQPHGVVSRTSGKIDFMLDRIALRPEMDLPEGVRDSKPTKTIFYVEFESAKEFEKSGSTETTLPSINSVYLNDIIQHPVYKFFSLDKLDTPNLSQSFLNQKVPCDIVIANVKNLVDNTSKPDGMSLTLFRRAISCNGNTKNNFCELYDPVKLGPGSLLKNKFSKVTEMSLSHLMPKHELSESDLITLEPMDIKTFHLQ from the exons ATGAGAATCCGACGTAAAAACTGTCTCAGCAAAATTGCCTTCGTAATAGCCTCAACAGTACTAATTTCCGTTTTACTTTGGGGATCTGGAAATAGGACAGAAATTACTCAGGAAGTCGGTAGCGGACCGCTAAATTTTGTGTTCCCTAATCGAATTGTAGACAGTTTGTTTAACAGATcaaatattctaagttttgatGCTCAGAAGTGTCTTTCAAgtattaataatattaaaataacagCCAACTATACTTTGAATAGCGTCcttgacaaaattaaaattatttttcaaaatggccacATTGACGCAGTGGACCAAACTGTTGACCATCTGCAAAACTTAAACATACTTCAGCCAGTTACAAAACCAGGTACCGAACCGCTTGAAGTTATTGTGATTCCTCATTCACACAATGATCCAGGCtggaaaaaaacatacaaaaaatatttcGACGACGAAACTACGCATATCCTTACAAATATGGTTGACAAactgtaccagtatccggatatgACGTTTATTTGGGTGGAAAGTTGTTTTTTAGATAGATGGTGGACAAATCAGACTTCTGAAACGAAAGAAAAGTTTAAGAAGTTAGTTCAGAGTGGTAGACTTGAGATCACTTCCGGTATGTGGGTGGCTCCTGACGAGGCATCGCCGCACTACTTCGCTCTCCTAGATCAGATGATTGAAGGCCACTACTGGATCAAAAAGAATCTTGGCACAGTACCGGAGTCTTCTCTAAACTTTGACCAGTTCGGTTACTCTGCAACTATGCCATATTTGGCAAAAAAGGCTGGACTTAAAAATGTCCTTATAAAGAGGATTCATAGAGGTCTTAAAGAACGTTTTGGTAGACAGCAAAACCTTAATTTTCACTGGCGACAGTTTTGGGACTCTGAAGGAAAAGATGATATCTTCAGTCAT ATTGATACCTATGAATGGATGAGCATTTCCGATAGTTGCGGCCCGGATAGATCGGTGTGTCGCGGTTTAGACTTCTTATACATGCCTGATCTTCCAGTGCCCGGCTCATTGGCGGCAAAGAAGCCATTTCGATCTGATCATGCGTCAAATATGATGGCACAGAATTTCTATGACTTCACCAAAAAATTAGTTGAACAGTTCCGCCTCAAAGCAGCCAactataaatacaatgtaatgatGCTGCCACATGGCGGCGACTTCCGGTATAAGACAACATTAGAATGGGATAAACAGtacaaaaatctgaaagttttcATGCAATACGTCAATGAAAATAAGAACCTCTTCAACGTTCATATGCGGTTTGGTACGCTCAAAGATTTCTTTGATGAGGTAGATAAACAGAACCAGAAGTACGATctttcatttccggttgtaagCGGTGATTTCTACACGTACACTGAAAGCACCGAATACTGGACTGGGTACTTTACAACACGCCAGTTTGATAAAAGATTAGGTAGGGAAGTGTTGGAGGGATTACGTGCTGCGGAGCTGTTTACCACAATCGCTGTGCGAGATCCTAATTTCAAAAACGTCGAAATGGAGAAGAAAATTCTGTCTATGCTTGAATCGGCGAGAAAAGATTTAGGCGTCTTCCAGCATCATGATGCTATAACAGGAACATCACAAGCTCACGTTGTCGTAGATTATGAACAATTATTATCGTCTGCTTTTACTACGGTACAAAAAGTTCTTTCCCTAGTGACGGAGTATCTTCTGGCGTCGGGGGATAGATCAGTGGATGGTAAGCTGCTTCCAGCTTTGCAGAGGACTGAATATAATACCCTTACGAAAAGGGTTCCCATCCCCGTAATTGCTGCTGGTACAAAAATTGTTTTAGTGAATTCTCTAACACAAAGCAGACGAGAAATTGTATCTCTGAATGTTAAAGTAAGTAATTTGATTGTCTTAGACCCTAAAGGAAATGAGGTCAAGTTCGATTCAGTCCCATTATCGgatgaaattacagaaataacATTTGAAGTAACTTTCCCGCCAATTAGTGTTTTGGTGTATACGCTGAAGCAATTTGAAAACAAGAATTCAAAGCTTCCGCCTGAGGACCTCAAACAAAGTAAAAAAGTTGGAATATCTGTTGATGATTATTTTTGTGAAAACGATATTATGAAtgtaacattttacaaagaaactgGCTCACCAAAACTTATTTGTTATAAATCTAAAAATTtctgtactgaaatgaaattggATTGGAGATACTACCGCGGACAGGGCGGAGCTTACACAATGATGTCTTTAGGAATGGAAGCGAAGGCTTTTACTGGGTCTCCGAGTGTAAAGTTTGTAAAGGGGGGAAACTTTTGCAGTGTTGAATCACAGAtgcagtatttttcatttaaagttagTCTTCCGTTAATAAACAGCATAACAGGAAAGGCATTAAGGGTGGACATTTTTAGCGATCTGTCACGTGCATCAGGCTTTGTTGGAGATTTGGCAATGAGAGTCGAGACAAATATTCGCTCCGGAGATGTTTTCTACGTTGATTCCAATGGCTTTCAGCTTATGGGAAGGAAATTTAGAGATACATTACCTTTTGATGGAAATGTGTATCCTATGTCCGCTATGTCAATGCTAGAAGACGATTCAATGCGGCTTATTGTTCATTCTGCGCAGCCGCACGGAGTAGTTAGTCGCACTTCCGGTAAAATTGATTTCATGCTTGATAGAATAGCCTTGAGACCGGAAATGGATCTCCCTGAAGGTGTTCGTGACAGCAAACCAACAAAAACTATTTTCTATGTTGAATTTGAGTCTGCTAAAGAATTTGAGAAGTCTGGAAGCACCGAAACAACACTACCGTCTATAAATAGTGTATATCTCAATGACATAATTCAGCATCCTGTTTATAAATTCTTTTCATTAGATAAACTAGACACTCCAAATCTTAGCCAAAGTTTCCTTAATCAAAAAGTACCTTGTGATATAGTAATTGCAAACGTTAAAAATCTAGTCGATAACACTTCGAAACCTGACGGTATGTCATTAACACTTTTCCGGCGCGCTATTAGTTGCAACGGAAACACTAAAAACAATTTTTGTGAGTTATATGATCCGGTGAAACTGGGTCCTGGCTCGCTGCTCAAAAACAAGTTCAGTAAAGTAACTGAAATGTCACTGTCTCATTTAATGCCAAAACATGAGCTCAGTGAATCTGATTTGATAACGCTGGAACCAATGGATATCAAGACATTCCATTTGCAGTAA